The DNA sequence AGAACTAGAAACCGTTACCGGCAAAATTCGGGTTGTTTGCAACTCTGATTTACACCCCCAAGATGTAAGAACCGCCAAAGCCGCGCAGATGGCTATCCGCCGGGCCTGGACAAGTTCCCGCCCGGAAAATTTGCTTCAAGGTGAAGGCGAAACGCGCATCCGCGAGCGTTTTAGCCACCTCTATCAACTGTTGAGCAGTGGCAAGTTGGAAGTCAAAGTTTTGCCCGACCAGGTCTTTGGCCTGGTTCACGGCAAAGCCGGGGTCATCACCCTGGCCGATGGTTCGCAAACCTGCTTTGTGGGCAGTGCCAATGAGTCGAAATCGGCCTGGCGGCTCAACTATGAGATTGTTTGGGAAGACTCCTCGCCCGAGGCCGTCGTCTGGGTGCAGGAGGAATTCAACGCGCTGTGGGGCGACTGCCGGGCACGCCCCCTGGCCGAAGGAGTTATTCAAGACCTCAAACGGCTGGCTCATCGCCGCGTTATCTACCTGGTTGATGATTGGCTGACCGGCGACGGGGCAGAGACCGATCCGGCAGCGGCCATCGTAGAAACGCCGGTTTACCGGGACGAGGTTGGATTGTGGGAGCATCAAAAATATTTTGTTAAACTGGTGTTTGATGCCCATCAAGGCCCCACCAAACGTGCCCGCTTTGTGCTGGCCGATCAGGTTGGCTTGGGCAAAACCCTGCAACTGGCTATGTCGGCCCAACTGATCGCCCTCACGGGTACCCGTCCTATTTTAGTGGTGTGTCCCAAAACTCTGCTATGGCAATGGCAGGCCGAAATGCGTGATTTGCTGGCTATGCCTTCAGCGGTATGGAATGGACGTTGCTGGGTGGATGAACAAGGTTACAAACATCCGGCCATCGGCCCGGAAGGTATCCTCAAATGTCCACGCCGGGTTGGCATCGTCTCCAGCGGTCTGATTAGTCACGGCGCTGAGACGGCTCAAAACTTGCTCCGGCTCAAATATGATTGCGCCATTCTTGATGAAGCCCATCGTGCCCGTCGCCAAAATCTGGGCCAAAATCGGAGCTACGTATCCGTTGATCCCAACAATCTGCTCCGATTCATGTATGATCTGGCCGAACGCAGCCGGAGCGTCCTGCTGGCTACAGCCACCCCGGTTCAGCTACGCCCTATTGAGGCGTGGGATTTGCTCGACATCCTCAGTCGAGGTGATGAGTCCGTATTAGGTAATGCGCAAAGCAAATGGCGACGCGGCGGACGAGCCCTTGAGTTAGTAATGGGGCAAGCTGATCTACCTACCGACGAAATTGAGCGGTGGGAATGGACACGCAATCCTTTTCCACCCAAAGAGGAACATCGCGATTTTTTCACGTTGCGGAGAAGTTTGGCCGTGCCGGATAGGCAATCTATCTTGCCCGGCAGTTACCTAACCAAACTCTCTCGTCCGGATCGCAACCGTTTTAATCGTTTGTTTCCGCGCCTGGTTGCAGATCACAATCCCATTATCCGCCGCATTGTGCGTCGCACTCGCCAACAACTTGAAGAGACTATTGATCCGGAAACCGGCGAGCCACTGTTGAAACGAATTGAGGTTGAACTACTGGGTGAAGGTCCAAACGAAGCCATCCCTCTACCGGGCTATCTACGGGAAGCCTATGATCTAGCCGAAGAGTTCTGCCAAAGCCTGGGGCGGGGTTCTGGTTTGCTAAAAACTCTGTTGCTGCGGCGGGTAGGTAGTTCTATTTATGCGGGTTTGACCACCGCCCAAAAACTACTGGGCGGCGACACCGATTTTGATAGTGAAGAAGATGACGAAACTGACGATGTGGCTGGGGCAGCTAGTAGCCTGGCAGCACAGCTAAATTCTACCCAGCAGCAACTTTTAGAGAGTTGTGTTGCCAATCTAAGGCAATATCTGGAACAAGAACAAGACCCCAAATATGCGGTCGTACTTGATTGCCTGCAACGTCGCGGCTGGCTGGAGCGGGGCTGTATTATCTTTAGCCAGTATCGTGACTCCATCCAATGGTTGGCCGAACAACTTACCCAGGAATTTCCCGAAGAACCCATTGCCCTTTATTCCGGCCCTACCACCTCCGGCATTATGCGTAATGGGCAATGGCAGCCTACTGCCCGCGAAACGCTCAAACAAATGGTGCGGCGCGGCGAAATACGACTGATGCTCGGCACCGATGCGGCCTCGGAGGGACTGAACTTGCAGAGTTTGAGCACGCTCATTAACCTGGACTTGCCCTGGAATCCCACGCGGTTGGAGCAGCGCAAAGGCCGCATCCAGCGTATTGGGCAAATCAATGATACCGTTTACATTTTCAATATGCGTTATCAGGACTCGGTGGAAGATCGGGTTCACGAATTGCTCTCCAGCCGGTTACACGACATCTACCACCTGTTTGGGCAACTGCCAGATGTGTTGGAAGACGCCTGGGTGGCCATAGCTCTCGGCGAAAAAGAACACGCCCAAAAGATTATCGAGGCTGTGCCGGAAATGCACCCCTTTGAACTGCGCTACACCGATGTTGAAAATGTCGAATGGGAAACCTGCGAGCAGGTATTGGATGCCGGAGAGAAGTGGCGGGTGTTGAGTGAGGGGTGGGGGTAGGGGAATATCGTGTCAGGAAACTTATGATTTTGTTCTAATATTTGAAAGGTGATCGAAAAACACTGTGAGACTTAAACTCGTAAAAATATCTAATTACCGGAATTTGGATGGGGTTGAAATAACCTTTAGCCCAAAGCTCAACTTTCTAATTGGCGAGAATAATCTGGGAAAATCCAATTTCCTTAATTTATTGAATACGCTTTTTACCAAACGTGGATTTAGCTATGATGATTTTTCTGATCCAGATGAGGCAATAGAAATTGAATTTACACTGATTCTTGAAGATGTAGAATTAGGAGTATTCGAGGATCTGTTTAATCCCGAAAATGAAAACCAGATAGATATTCTCGCAGTTCAAGAAACGCCGGAGGGATCTTTGGAGTTCTGGCATCAAGAAACCAGTACCAAGATTTCAGTAACCAGTGTAAGAGCCATCAACTATATTCACTATGACTCGTTGAGAAACCCATCTTCGGAGTTAAATTTTGATCGGAATCGAGGTGTTGGAAAGTTCCTTAATTTTCTCATCCAGAGGAGTCTTGAGGATGAAGAAGAAGCAGATTTAGATTTCGTTGACAAAGATAGATTAAACGGTCTCATCAGTTCGGTGAACGACGTCCTACAAAAATTGAAGTCTTTTAGAGATTTCTCAATAAACGCCACTTTAGAAGAGGAAGCGAATAATCTTTTATCAAGACTCATTCTATTAACCGATGGTGAAGGAAGAGAATTAAACCAATCCGGTTATGGAGTTCAATTCTTGTCAACAGTTTCACTCGCAATACTGGGAAGATTACTAACTCTGAGCGATGTTCGCTGGAGGAACGTGATTTTCGAAAATGAAGAAACTGGAGAGAACTATATTTCTCTATTGCTTGGTCTTGACGAACCTGAAATACACCAGCATCCGTATATGCAAAGATCTTTGATAAAGTATCTGAGTCAGATTATTTCCAACAATGAGGCTGATTTCCTTAAGGTCATTAAACATGTTTTTGATGTGGACGGATTCGTCGGCCAGTGTATCGTTGTATCGCATTCCCCAAACGTATTACTGAATGATTTCACAGAAATAGTAAGATTTTATAAATGTAACAATCGCATTTCAGTTAAGAGTGGAACGAATATCGTTCTTGATGAGCAAAAAAGGGCCCATCTTCTAAAAAATTTTCCCTTTGTTAAGGAGGCATTTTTTTCTCGCTGCGTAATAATTGTTGAAGGCGATAGTGAAATTGCGGCCTTGCCTTTATTTGCAGGAAAAATGGATATTTCTGACTTGGACGATCTTGGCATTAGTATTATTCAGGCTGGTGGGATCAAGTCAGTATTGCCACTGATGAAACTATTAGAAAACTTTGGGATTAATAGTGTGGGAGTAATTGATAGTGATGATGCTACCGAAATTCCTGCAAACACGTTCGATATTTTTGTAACAACTGAGCGTGATTTTGAGGCTGAGCTTGTCACCACTCTTTTGGACAATAATAAAGAGACCCTTTTGATAAAAATCTTGGAAGATTATGATACTTTGGGCCAGAACCGTTTTCTAAAATCAAAAATTTTGAATGAGTGCAAACAAAAATATAGCATTACCCCCTCTAATTTCTCGACCGGCCAAACATTAGCTAACATTTCTCTGACAGACACCAACAACCGTAAAGTATGGTATTTAACCTGGTTTATTATCAACAAAGGGATACTTTTAGGGAGAACTGTTGGTGAACTTCTAGGTAAAGA is a window from the Anaerolineae bacterium genome containing:
- a CDS encoding helicase SNF2 produces the protein MTTSKASVVRRFSSRRQRLDHSFLSPRLKGAQQYDRIAGYFSSSLLELVGEELETVTGKIRVVCNSDLHPQDVRTAKAAQMAIRRAWTSSRPENLLQGEGETRIRERFSHLYQLLSSGKLEVKVLPDQVFGLVHGKAGVITLADGSQTCFVGSANESKSAWRLNYEIVWEDSSPEAVVWVQEEFNALWGDCRARPLAEGVIQDLKRLAHRRVIYLVDDWLTGDGAETDPAAAIVETPVYRDEVGLWEHQKYFVKLVFDAHQGPTKRARFVLADQVGLGKTLQLAMSAQLIALTGTRPILVVCPKTLLWQWQAEMRDLLAMPSAVWNGRCWVDEQGYKHPAIGPEGILKCPRRVGIVSSGLISHGAETAQNLLRLKYDCAILDEAHRARRQNLGQNRSYVSVDPNNLLRFMYDLAERSRSVLLATATPVQLRPIEAWDLLDILSRGDESVLGNAQSKWRRGGRALELVMGQADLPTDEIERWEWTRNPFPPKEEHRDFFTLRRSLAVPDRQSILPGSYLTKLSRPDRNRFNRLFPRLVADHNPIIRRIVRRTRQQLEETIDPETGEPLLKRIEVELLGEGPNEAIPLPGYLREAYDLAEEFCQSLGRGSGLLKTLLLRRVGSSIYAGLTTAQKLLGGDTDFDSEEDDETDDVAGAASSLAAQLNSTQQQLLESCVANLRQYLEQEQDPKYAVVLDCLQRRGWLERGCIIFSQYRDSIQWLAEQLTQEFPEEPIALYSGPTTSGIMRNGQWQPTARETLKQMVRRGEIRLMLGTDAASEGLNLQSLSTLINLDLPWNPTRLEQRKGRIQRIGQINDTVYIFNMRYQDSVEDRVHELLSSRLHDIYHLFGQLPDVLEDAWVAIALGEKEHAQKIIEAVPEMHPFELRYTDVENVEWETCEQVLDAGEKWRVLSEGWG
- a CDS encoding AAA family ATPase, translating into MRLKLVKISNYRNLDGVEITFSPKLNFLIGENNLGKSNFLNLLNTLFTKRGFSYDDFSDPDEAIEIEFTLILEDVELGVFEDLFNPENENQIDILAVQETPEGSLEFWHQETSTKISVTSVRAINYIHYDSLRNPSSELNFDRNRGVGKFLNFLIQRSLEDEEEADLDFVDKDRLNGLISSVNDVLQKLKSFRDFSINATLEEEANNLLSRLILLTDGEGRELNQSGYGVQFLSTVSLAILGRLLTLSDVRWRNVIFENEETGENYISLLLGLDEPEIHQHPYMQRSLIKYLSQIISNNEADFLKVIKHVFDVDGFVGQCIVVSHSPNVLLNDFTEIVRFYKCNNRISVKSGTNIVLDEQKRAHLLKNFPFVKEAFFSRCVIIVEGDSEIAALPLFAGKMDISDLDDLGISIIQAGGIKSVLPLMKLLENFGINSVGVIDSDDATEIPANTFDIFVTTERDFEAELVTTLLDNNKETLLIKILEDYDTLGQNRFLKSKILNECKQKYSITPSNFSTGQTLANISLTDTNNRKVWYLTWFIINKGILLGRTVGELLGKDDIPMIYQNAIKKAIELTQNNS